From the genome of Triticum aestivum cultivar Chinese Spring chromosome 3B, IWGSC CS RefSeq v2.1, whole genome shotgun sequence, one region includes:
- the LOC123064215 gene encoding uncharacterized protein — protein MAAWPRDLWNNWSIQILVLLSLVLQVALFLFAGIRRRGAHPVLRFLLWLAYQLSDYTATYALGHLSLKGAPRDHPIVAFWAPFLLLHLGGPDNITAYSLEDSKLWKRHLLHAILQVLGAVYVLYEHVADEGALLRLASALMFAVGAVKYGEKTWALMRGNLDTIRGSVRKQPPAMHRHFHSQDRVFKDAVLDEESLVRRAHSLFHICKRAIVDYPVIEDDAADGQEGATEMVAGVKLWRLMETELSLMYDMLYTKAPVIHTWFGYSVRLISPFAIVASLLLFKLVGKHAHRGADVNITYVLYGGAFFMETTSLLNALGSSWTFAFLSTTRWRWLRYAALCNERWDRLRRLVAYLHHLVRIGGGSRYRSRRWSRTMGQYNMLHLCTRSAGSALFTTPLLGRFARTVGMGLSEWWNREHYSWGIEMPSHVKDRVAQHMLKLYMDGDGINSLGMLRKRWGEEPLLRKGLLHGILKDSLGVEFQECIIIWHLGKSDRGEDEEASLDVEAIRVISNYMMFLLVQQPDMLPGLSQNRLYQRTCESLVNIPTPARHQSMGICAKLKNLFRLHDDPGSKARVADREELAKILYDQYESKGFSHDAPRLPYVAKLAKQLLTMQEDGTADSVKLVLDVWTNILFYASNKCSRKAHAEKLNSGGELTTILWLMAEHFYQLYCERTIKNEKDRLSTQGQASAVRQGDDGI, from the coding sequence ATGGCTGCTTGGCCGCGGGACCTGTGGAACAATTGGTCCATCCAAATCCTGGTGCTCCTCAGCCTCGTTCTCCAAGTCGCCCTGTTCCTCTTCGCCGGGATCCGCCGGCGTGGAGCGCACCCTGTGCTCCGGTTCCTGCTCTGGCTGGCGTACCAGCTGTCCGACTACACGGCGACCTACGCACTCGGCCACCTCTCCCTCAAGGGCGCGCCGCGTGATCACCCGATCGTGGCCTTCTGGGCTCCGTTCTTGCTGCTGCACCTGGGAGGCCCCGACAACATCACCGCCTACTCTCTGGAGGACAGCAAGCTCTGGAAGCGCCACCTGCTGCACGCCATCCTCCAGGTCTTGGGAGCCGTGTACGTGCTCTACGAGCACGTCGCGGACGAGGGGGCTTTGCTCCGGCTTGCCTCCGCCTTGATGTTCGCCGTCGGCGCCGTCAAGTACGGCGAGAAGACATGGGCGCTCATGCGCGGCAACCTGGACACCATCCGCGGCTCCGTCAGGAAGCAACCACCGGCCATGCACCGGCATTTCCATTCTCAAGACAGAGTGTTCAAGGATGCGGTATTGGACGAGGAATCCCTGGTGCGACGAGCGCACTCGTTGTTCCACATCTGCAAGCGCGCCATAGTGGATTACCCGGTGATCGAAGACGACGCAGCGGACGGACAAGAAGGCGCCACCGAGATGGTGGCCGGGGTGAAGCTATGGCGGCTGATGGAAACCGAGCTGTCTCTCATGTACGACATGCTCTACACCAAGGCGCCCGTCATTCACACCTGGTTCGGCTACTCGGTACGTCTCATCTCGCCGTTCGCCATTGTCGCCTCGCTGCTCTTGTTCAAGCTCGTTGGCAAgcacgcccaccgtggggctgacgTGAACATCACCTACGTCCTGTACGGCGGCGCATTCTTCATGGAGACGACGTCGCTGCTGAACGCGCTAGGCTCCTCGTGGACGTTCGCCTTCCTGAGCACCACTAGATGGCGATGGCTTCGGTACGCGGCTCTGTGCAACGAGAGGTGGGATCGGCTTAGGCGCCTTGTTGCATATCTTCACCACCTTGTGAGGATCGGAGGAGGAAGCCGGTACAGATCAAGAAGGTGGTCACGCACCATGGGGCAGTACAACATGCTGCACTTGTGCACACGCTCTGCAGGTAGTGCATTGTTTACCACGCCTCTGCTCGGCAGGTTCGCCAGGACAGTGGGGATGGGGCTCAGCGAGTGGTGGAACAGGGAGCATTACTCGTGGGGCATCGAGATGCCCAGCCATGTCAAAGATCGTGTCGCTCAACATATGCTCAAATTGTACATGGATGGGGATGGGATCAACTCACTAGGCATGCTCAGGAAGAGGTGGGGCGAGGAGCCGCTGCTTCGCAAGGGCTTGCTCCACGGCATACTCAAGGACTCGCTCGGCGTCGAGTTCCAGGAGTGCATCATCATCTGGCACCTCGGCAAGAGTGACCGGGGCGAGGACGAGGAGGCGTCTCTCGACGTCGAGGCAATCCGGGTAATCTCCAACTACATGATGTTCCTCCTCGTGCAACAGCCGGACATGCTGCCAGGACTCTCCCAGAACAGGCTCTACCAGCGAACCTGCGAAAGCCTGGTCAACATTCCTACCCCTGCTAGGCATCAAAGCATGGGCATCTGTGCTAAGCTCAAGAATCTGTTCCGCCTTCACGACGACCCTGGTTCAAAGGCCAGGGTCGCTGACAGAGAGGAGCTCGCGAAGATCCTGTATGACCAGTATGAGAGCAAAGGCTTCAGCCATGATGCTCCTCGTCTCCCCTATGTAGCCAAGCTTGCAAAGCAGCTGCTAACGATGCAGGAGGATGGCACGGCCGACTCGGTGAAACTTGTCCTTGATGTGTGGACCAATATCCTTTTCTACGCGAGCAACAAATGCAGCAGGAAGGCCCATGCCGAGAAGCTCAACAGTGGCGGCGAGCTGACGACCATCCTGTGGCTCATGGCAGAACACTTCTACCAACTTTATTGTGAGAGAACTATCAAAAACGAGAAGGATCGGTTATCTACACAAGGACAGGCATCAGCGGTCAGGCAGGGAGATGATGGTATATAG
- the LOC123072942 gene encoding fructokinase-2: MVVRQGRAATRASLKTPTATLYKARPLSTHNSQIPIHPTAPIFPGSIDSFPWVRVCVCLGKFNGGDGVAPLAAAAAPGLVISFGEMLIDFVPDVAGVSLAESGGFVKAPGGAPANVACAVSKLGGSSAFVGKFGDDEFGHMLVDILKQNGVNVEGCLFDQHARTALAFVTLKSNGEREFMFYRNPSADMLLTEAELNLDLIRRARIFHYGSISLITEPCRSAHVAAMRAAKSAGILCSYDPNVRLPLWPSAQAARDGIMSIWKEADFIKVSDEEVAFLTQGDAHEEKNVLSLWFEGLKLLVVTDCEKGCRYFTKDFKGYLPGYSVNTVDTTGAGDAFVGSLLLSVAKDDSIFYNEAKLREVLQFSNACGAICTTKKGAIPALPTTATALDLISMGTN; encoded by the exons ATGGTGGTGCGGCAGGGCAGGGCGGCCACGCGCGCGAG TCTCAAGACCCCAACCGCAACCCTTTATAAGGCCCGTCCCCTCTCGACTCACAACTCCCAAATCCCAATCCACCCAACAGCACCTATCTTCCCAGGCTCGATCGATTCTTTCCCTTGGGTTCGCGTTTGCGTTTGTTTAGGCAAGTTCAATGGAGGTGATGGCGTTGCTCCCCTGGCTGCCGCGGCGGCGCCTGGTCTCGTCATCTCCTTCGGTGAGATGCTGATCGACTTCGTGCCGGACGTGGCTGGCGTCTCGCTCGCCGAGTCCGGAGGCTTCGTCAAGGCGCCCGGAGGTGCGCCCGCCAACGTTGCATGCGCCGTCTCCAAGCTCGGCGGCTCCTCCGCCTTTGTCGGCAAG ttTGGCGACGATGAGTTTGGCCACATGCTGGTGGACATCCTCAAGCAGAACGGCGTGAACGTGGAGGGCTGCCTCTTCGACCAGCACGCGCGCACCGCTCTGGCCTTCGTCACCCTCAAGTCCAACGGCGAACGCGAGTTCATGTTCTACCGAAACCCGTCGGCCGACATGCTCCTCACGGAGGCGGAGCTCAACCTCGACCTTATCCGCCGCGCCCGCATCTTCCACTATGGCTCCATCTCGCTCATCACCGAGCCTTGCCGCTCCGCCCACGTCGCCGCCATGCGTGCTGCCAAGTCTGCCGGGATCCTCTGCTCCTATGACCCCAATGTGCGCCTCCCGCTCTGGCCCTCCGCCCAGGCCGCTCGCGACGGCATCATGAGCATCTGGAAGGAGGCTGACTTCATCAAGGTGAGCGACGAGGAGGTGGCGTTCCTCACACAGGGCGACGCCCACGAGGAGAAGAATGTCCTCTCCCTCTGGTTTGAGGGCCTCAAGCTGCTCGTCGTCACCGACTGCGAGAAGGGGTGCAGGTACTTCACAAAGGACTTCAAGGGCTACCTGCCAGGCTACTCCGTTAACACGGTCGACACCACCGGTGCTGGCGATGCCTTTGTTGGATCCCTCCTCCTCAGCGTCGCCAAGGACGACTCCATCTTCTAC AATGAGGCCAAGCTGAGGGAGGTGCTGCAGTTCTCAAATGCTTGCGGGGCCATCTGCACCACCAAGAAGGGAGCCATCCCGGCGCTGCCCACCAcagccaccgccctcgacctcatcAGCATGGGCACCAACTAG